GCTGGCGGAACATTCATGGACTTCCATCACTGTTCCATGAGCGTTCCATAGCTGGAAATGATGAGTTAATAATTTTATGAACCCGCTTTTTTTACGCCATAATTGGGGAAAGTTAAAGTTTTGGAAGCACTGCCTTGCGATCCATTGCCCCACCGCAACGATCCCTTGCCCCACGGATTTCGTTCCCGCAGTTAGTTCAACTGCTGGAGCGTCATCTTCTGGCAGGCAAAACCGCGATCCACCCGACCGAGTTCTTTGACCGGTGGATCAAGAAAATCTATAATGTGTTTCCAGACGAGCCGAACTACCGTCAGGCTTGCCTGACGGAACTCATGATCAATCTCAACGGGGTCGTGACGCGAGAATCAATTATTGGTAATTGGCGTTGGGAAGGCGAAAAGCAGCAGTTCCCCAACTACCTGCCCGCCATGCTGTTCCAGATTCATCAGCGCTACTGCCTGCTGGACGCGCTCCACCTGCTGCCCCGGCGATCACTCTATCGTGAGAATCAATGACGAGTCTACAGAGCGCAATTCAGTGGTGTCAGCAGCAGGCATCTATCCAGGATCTGGTGCTACTGCTAGACGAAATCGTGGTACTGCTCCGCAACGCTATCCTGGCGCAGGATATGCCGATCCAGACCATACAGGACGTGATCGAACAGTCGCTGTTGGTGCGCGGCTGGAATCTGGCGAACTTAGCGCAGATCAGCGGTATAGAGCTGCCCCGGCTGCGGGAAATTCTGGATCATGAGGGTCTGCCGCCCTCCAGTGAGGAACTAGCGGCGATCGCGCCCACCTGCTATAGGCCCGACGGAGCCGCCTGGGCAGCCGAGGAGCTGGAAGTGTTGGCAAAAGTCCAGTACGGCGCACAATACTACGCGCAGTACACCTCGCTGTCGATGCTGATCCTCAGAAACTGGAACTTGCTGTGCCGCACCCCCATGCCAATCGAACGGCTCCAGGCGCTGCGGGATGGCGAAGACCCAACGGAAGCCGATATCCTGCGGCTGGTGCTGCACCTGCGGCTGGAGGAAGCTTTCGTACGGAATCTGGCGAATGGGGCGATCACATGACTGAACCGAAAATTACACATGTTTGGGCGCTATACAAGAACCACCCTGGCGTTCATGGGAAACTTGTCGGCATCTTTAGTTCTGCCGACCTCGCCAAGAGCTGCGCTTTAATTCAGCCTCAACTTCAAGGCGACTGGACGCCCAGAGAAGTGCATGACTCTTATATCTGGATAGACCGACTTGTTGAGCAGAGGGCGATCGCATGATCTGTTCTGACGGAAGCAGCAGGTTGAGCAGTCCGCAGAGCAGCAAAATCAAGAGCCAAAACCGCCACGCCCGCAGTACGTCAAAGGCTCTCATCGCTAAAAATAAGTTCCAACGCTTTGCCACCCTCTCGCAGCGCCTCGCTGCGGACATGGTCACCCGCCGCCCGTAGCGCTTCAGCCGCTATCGTGAAAGTGTTGGGCGTCAGCTTCGGCACACTGATTAGGTAATTGAGGGCACGGCAGAAATGATCCTCCGGGTGCGTCGTTGACAGAAACTTGATACGCTCAGAATCTCCGGCGCGAAACGCTTCCAGTGCTCTGAGCTGAATATCATTAGCTGGATTGCCCAGCAGATTTAGGATGATTGTCACAATCTGCTGGGCTTTTTCAGCCGTTACCTCTAGGCTCATGATTCTACTCCTCTGGATACGAAACTACAGAAATCGGCAAGCGCGATCGCGCTCAATCTGCGGCAGATAACTGGCGTCCCAGTTATCTCTGAAGTGCTTGATCAGCATCCGGCTGATCACCTGCACCATTGAGCCGCCATCAACGATTCGCGCCACCTTTAGCAGCACGTAGTTATAGGCTGAAAGCCCAATTGTGTGATAGGTGCGGCGAAACGCAGGATCGGGGGCGATCGCCGCGATCGTATCAATTGGTGCAGCGCCAAACGCTGGGCGTCCGTTTTGGTAAGGCAGCAGGTCTTCCTCGGTGCGATCACGCAAGCATACAAAATAATCCTCTTCTGTCATGCCGCGCGCCGCTGCGTCGATCTGCCCAGCCTCCGCATAGAATCGCCCGTCTCGACGAAAGAAGCCGTGCAGGCATTGCTTGACGATAGTGGACTGGTTCCAGCCCAGCTCATCACACGCCAGACGTATTTTTTCCCAGGTGGGATTATCCGCGTAGATATAGTTCACTCTTAGCTCTCGGATCATTTGCGATCGAATCGAAACTAATCCATTTTCCCACGGGTTGTAATTTTGGGCTATCGTTAGTAATATTTTTACTAACGAGCTTCAGAAGTAGTATGAGCGCGATCGCCCATTACCCCGAACGGATTTCTCTAATCCGCAACTTCCTCAATCGGCATGCAGGGGCGCTAGAGGACGGCGACGCCCGCGTGGTGGTGCACCAGTGGGAAGCCGTCGAAACAGCGCTGCGCGATCGCCCTTGGTGCAGCATCACGCTTGAGTCTCAGGTGGCACGATTTGCGCCGCTCATGCTGAACGACATGGTGGTAGGGCAAGGCTGGGTGCCGCCCTGTGCGGTCTTTCGGTTCCTAGGGGTCAACGGAGAGGCGATCGCCACCCTGCGGATCTGGATCGATCGTCCCAGGGTATTGGTGGAGCCAGGGCTGGAAGGGAAAAGCTATGTGGAGGCGATCGCCAATGCGTTCACTCGATCGTTTATATGAGCTGCCGATCTACCTTCCGCGTGGTTGGCGTGTCGTGCCCCGGTGGGACAGGCTCATCCTAGTGGCTCCCGACCGAGTGGCGGCAGAAAATTTATGCATTGGTGCAGCCCGCCACATCCGCGCCACATCCAAACGGCTCAGCGTTCCGGTCGAGATTTACTGGTGCGGCAAAACTGAACGCCTGGAAACTTACGACTGAGCCACCTACGCTTGGGCATTTTGCCATAGGCTCGTCGCTTGGTTGATCCAATCAACAAAAACATCAGGATGACGCAGCGCGATCGAATCCAGAATATGGCGATCGCCATCACCCGTGACTTGGTTCCACAATAGTTGATACTCATTTGAGCAAAAGGAGGTGATGCAAATAGCTCAATTTGATTACGAGGTCTGGAAATACATCATTCAGGAACATTCGGTAGAAACGGATGGCTTGAAGGGGCAGGTACTTATCTGTTTGTGAGATTCCGATAAGTACCTGCTGACGCATGGAGGGGAGCCTTCTTCCCTCCTTCACTATCGTGAGGATAGCACCATGATTCTTGATATTCAAACCCCTTGGGGACGGGCTACTGCCGAGCAGGTTTCCGCTAGCTTGCTGCATCCCGAAAGCCTGGCGGGCGATCGCCGTCTGATCTCTTGGCGCTTCACGCTATTAGGTGAACCGCCACAGTCCGAAGTATTTGCCTTCCACCCTGACGAGGATATCGCGGCGCATCTGCGCTATTGGGTTGGGTGCCTCAGCCCCGAAGGGCAGGGAGAGCACGATGCTTTGTGCGATCGCTTAGCAGAGCAGGCTCGTGAGTACGTCAGGAGACAAAATGATGACCTGTCTTCATAGCGATGCAGTTAAGAACGGGCACGACCGACAGGGGCGACAGCTTTACCGCTGTCGAGATTGCGGCAAGGCATTTGTCTTAGAAAGCGGGCGATCGCCCGGTAGACCGCGAGGGAAAAACCCACTGTGTCCAATTTGCAGTAGCGGGAGCGTGAAGAACGGCAGGCAGGATGGGCATCAGCGATATAGATGTCAGAACGGACACTATTTCAGCGGTATCAGTGAAGATTAGTTCCGCTTAAACGACCCGAACGCCAGCCGCTTGGGTCGCGGCTCATAGAACGCCGCCAGCACCGCGACTTCTGCGAAGCAGAGGGCATGGTGAAAGTGATCCGGCATCCCTGGCGTCTGGGCCCAAATGCCATCGGTGCGGCGATCGCTCGCCAGCAAGTGGAGCAGCAAGTTATCTTCGTCGCGGGAATCGTATTGCAGCCCCTCGGGCAGATGGAGTTGACCCCGGTAGAGGCGATCGCGCACGGCATCTAGTCCAAAGGTACGGTGCATCGCGAAGACCGGCACTTGCTGATCCTGGATGGTGCGCTCAGCTCTGCGGAAATCTTCCCCCTTGAGCTGCACTTGGTCAAACAGGAACATCGCGCCCTTGCGTCCCTCGGTTCGGTAGTGCGTCAGGAGCGTGGATTGTCGTACCGATGCCGCAGCAGAGCGATCGTGCCAGACCGACTGGCTTGGGCGTTTGCGAGCGTAGGCGGCGGCGAGCTGGATCTCCGGTTCACCATCAAACCCCACAAGATCGACATCATGGCGATCGACGTGATCTTCCACGCCATCAAAGCCATGCAGATGCCCCCACCATTCCAACACTATATGGGCATTCAGCCAGCGGGTTTCGGGGTCGGGTTCGTCGGGCGGCAGATACCAGGCGGTGCGGACACAGTAGTGGGAGGCGCGGCCCTGGTCTCCCCCCAGCACGACCAAATCGGGCGATCGCCCCTGGCACCAGTCCGGTAGCGGTAGCCCGCAGGCCCGCTGGAGCCGTGGTAGCGAAATCTTGCCAACCCCGATCGTAATTGCCTTGCCTAGGCCTTGCTGGATAGCATCAGCCGGGTTGCGCGTCGTCGCCAAGTCGCGCATCGTCTCGGCCGGGTTGAATAGCTTGGAGGCAAGTCGGGGCAGCCGCAGCGCCACCGGGTCAAACAGCGGACGCTCTTTTTCAATCAGCTCAGTGCAGAGATCCCGCAGTTTGGTGCCGGTGTTGACGCAGACAAATTCGCCCGTGCCCCTGGGTTCCCGGAGGTCTGTCGGAACGATTGAGTCTGTGCGAGAAATTGCGGCGATCGCCCAATCGGGCAACTCACCTCCGCAGTGCTGACAGCCAATGTAGGCAGTTTCGATCCGTCGTCTACGGCTGCTGTCGTCTCGACAGAACCAGTCCAGCGGCCGCCCCGTAATGTCAACATAGCGTTCATCAGTTGCGCCGTCCTCTGTCTCCTGCACGACAGGGCGCAGCAGGTTGCCAAACGCATCAAGAAACTGAGTGCGATCGCAATGGGGACACCGTACCCGCCACTGAAAGAAGTAGGCGCTGGCCCGCACGAGGCTATCGACGATGCCGCCCTCATGACCCGGCGTGCTGCCCGCTCGAAACGGCTTCGTGCGGAGCGTACTGGCGGACATCCGTTTTTTCGCAACGTCCAGAACCCCTTCGGGATACAGCTCAATCTCGTCCGCCCCCTGCCACCAGGCGGGAAAGCTCGACAGCGTGGAGCTGGCCTGCCGTTCCTGCTTGTTTTTTGCGGCGGTGCTGGCATACCAGAAGGTGCACTCCACACCCCCGACCGTCATCTTACGCTCTTTGTGGTCGGTGTCTTTGCGGCCGGTCGCCAAAATACGCGATCGCCGCACCTTCTGGATCGAGTCAATAAAGTCAAAGGTGCTCTGGATACGGGGCACCAGTTCCCGCAGCTTCCGCTCAGCCTCAAACCCAACGCCACACGGGATCTTGACCTCCGCCATCACAAACGCCAGCATTGCGATCAGTGATTCGGTAAAGCCGACCTGTGAGGGCTTTTCTACCACAAGGAACTCTACCCACGGGTTACCCATGAGCAAATAAAACTCTTCCTGGGTCGGTTCAATCCAATGGAGCGGTTCACCGTTGCTGCGGCGATATTGGTCGCGTGCCCATTCG
The Thermoleptolyngbya sichuanensis A183 DNA segment above includes these coding regions:
- a CDS encoding IS1/IS1595 family N-terminal zinc-binding domain-containing protein, whose translation is MTCLHSDAVKNGHDRQGRQLYRCRDCGKAFVLESGRSPGRPRGKNPLCPICSSGSVKNGRQDGHQRYRCQNGHYFSGISED
- a CDS encoding phage terminase large subunit family protein, with product MFLAPPKPTRQRKRRQIENTAQRRRGQFSLDQSALRVKGIEDWYDRGGILFAEWARDQYRRSNGEPLHWIEPTQEEFYLLMGNPWVEFLVVEKPSQVGFTESLIAMLAFVMAEVKIPCGVGFEAERKLRELVPRIQSTFDFIDSIQKVRRSRILATGRKDTDHKERKMTVGGVECTFWYASTAAKNKQERQASSTLSSFPAWWQGADEIELYPEGVLDVAKKRMSASTLRTKPFRAGSTPGHEGGIVDSLVRASAYFFQWRVRCPHCDRTQFLDAFGNLLRPVVQETEDGATDERYVDITGRPLDWFCRDDSSRRRRIETAYIGCQHCGGELPDWAIAAISRTDSIVPTDLREPRGTGEFVCVNTGTKLRDLCTELIEKERPLFDPVALRLPRLASKLFNPAETMRDLATTRNPADAIQQGLGKAITIGVGKISLPRLQRACGLPLPDWCQGRSPDLVVLGGDQGRASHYCVRTAWYLPPDEPDPETRWLNAHIVLEWWGHLHGFDGVEDHVDRHDVDLVGFDGEPEIQLAAAYARKRPSQSVWHDRSAAASVRQSTLLTHYRTEGRKGAMFLFDQVQLKGEDFRRAERTIQDQQVPVFAMHRTFGLDAVRDRLYRGQLHLPEGLQYDSRDEDNLLLHLLASDRRTDGIWAQTPGMPDHFHHALCFAEVAVLAAFYEPRPKRLAFGSFKRN